TGACAGTTTGTACCTTCATCAGTCTCCAcccgcctgctgctgctccgTGCCATAAAGTGAGCGTCCCTCTCTGATCAGCTGACTAATGAGCTCAGTTAGATGTCCTATTGGGTGAGAGGAGgagtgctgtgattggtcagacaTTAATGACCACATCATCCTCTTCATCTCTGACCTCTTCCTGTAACGTGTCCATCGActcccccctccttcctcctccgcCAAcaccttcttcctcctcctcctcggggGCCCCACAGGGGCCGATGATGTACCTGTAGTCTCCTCCGATGGCGAGCGCCGCCCCTGACCCCACCATCAGCCAGTCCTTCTCCTCGTCCTCTGCCTTGCGCTGCCAAGGAACGCTCCAGCTTGTGGGCCCGGCTGCTGTTGTCGCTGTAGCCTCCTCCGGCCCCGGGGCCCTGACCCCGACCGCCCCTCCTCCACCTGGCTCCCCGTCGTCCCCCTCCAGGTTGACGTAGAGCAGAGGCTCCTTCAGCGGGGGGGTGGGAGACAGGCTGAGCCACAGCGCCTCCAGCTGGATGACCAGATGTTGGAAACTGGGACGACATTTGGGGACGGGACTCCAGCAGCTGTGCATGATCTCATAACtgacacagaagaagaagaagacgtcAGGTGATTGGTGTCATATATGAATATTAACTAGATTTTTGAATACAAGATGGCGCCTCTTTACTCCAATAAAGTTGCTTGCTTGTTTCTAGTTTCCGGGTTTACTTACACGGTATGCGGCCCACCCATTGTTACCGCTTGGTTTAAAGACTTGACGTTGTGATGGCATCAAAGATTTAAATCGCTTTTCTCAACTTGACTAAAgttttacaaacaaaaaaccatCATTGATCAAAAATTCCTAACAGACATTCATAATTGACCTTATTTGCAATTCGagggtgtcctgtcaacagttttacagacgtctctctTATAATGGAGGTCTATGGAGAAAATGCTGTgtggtttgtttattttttgttggtgtAATACcgtgagtggccactgggaaaaattgccTGCAAGCCTGAGCAGCATTCGGTGGCCTGGTTCCTGTTCATAAAAGGGCATCTTTAAATGAACATCATGTGATGATAAAACTAATAATTAATTATCCAACTCATTCTCAAACACTGTAGAGCATTCAGGGATGTTGAAAACAAAGAGGCTATGAAAAAAAGGGTTGAGTCCAGGACTGCTTTGAATTTTGTCAGTACTACCAAGAACAGATTCACGTTGTATCAGTTGGAGCCAAATTTTGGTGCCTGAGAGCTCATCTGTGTGAGTGTAGAGAGAAAGTCAGAGTCAGGGCGATGACTCATGTAGTTACACTTTTCAAAACTCAACACTGACAGCACTTTTCTGAGACACACCAGAGCGTCTGGAGACGGACTGACAGGCTGCTGGTTGAAGGGATGAGTTTGGAAGGTgagaagtatttttttttttgtgtggtgtGAAATGCTCTGAATAAATAATGCTGACATTAAGAAGTTTGGACTTATTTTTCAAAACTGAAATGTGAAATGGTACACAACTCTAAATAAAAGTGATTTAGCATTaacaaatattaatattataacaTCATACAACATGAAAATTATGATATATGAGACACTGACTTTCATTAGATGTACTCATCAGCAGAACTCGGTAAACAACAATCCGGACTCCAACCTGCTGTTCATGgttttaatatataaataaaatttacaaTAAATAACTTCTATTGAACAATCTGCTGATGGGAGGGTCAAATATCTGAGATTAGCAAGAatagtttaaatattttgaggtGAAAAAGTCAAATGTTAGAAGGATAAAGAAATAATGATAcaagtgaatttttttttttttttaattctagcCTACTgtccttcgaatgtgaaaaatgtccaaaaataaagtaaaaaaatatataaatataaaagttCAAAGTTGTAATATCATGAAAACAAGCTGTGTATTAGGATAAAGTTGTAATTTTaattgggaaaaaaaggagTATTATCAGCTATTACAGTAGTGGTACTCTATCACAGTAGTACAGTCAGCTGACGGGTGTGTAAGCATAGAATTATCACTGAAATTATGtcacctgatgatgtcatgagtTCACTTCCTCTTTTATtctcatgactttttttctttctacaatTAAAACTTTATTCACACAACATTTTCTAACAgagactcttactctgtctcagCTGCTGTAATGATTCAGTACAGAAATGTCCTGTGGGTGTTTAAGCCCTGAGTCACGCCTCCCAGGCAGCGTTTCCTCTCAGGCTGTATATAAATTTCACGACCACTTGACCTTGACCACGACCCTCACTTTGACATCAAACAGACTGTGACTGGCAGGCAGAGCTGAGGGGTGAAAAGCCCTGCACAGTGGATGATGTTCAAATGTGATGCagtgagaagtgtgtgtgtgtgtgtaaatgtactCACATGTCATCTCTGCAGTCTGGAGGTTTCTTCAGTCGCTCTCCTTTGATCAGAAACTCATAGATCTCCGAGTTCTCCACGCCGGGGTATGGAGTCTGACCTCGGGTCATGATCTCCCACATCGTCACGCCAAACGcccactgagacacacacacacaatcagagaCAAATCGTATGTAAAGATTCAGCTGTCCTGTGTTGAGAGGTAAAGATACAGTGTGAAGTGAAGACAGGTGTGTGCAGGTGATGTAACAACAGGAACTGAGTGACTGTAGTTTGTCTGCTTCAGTTGGAGTTTTAGGATCATCACAGGAAACACTGTCTCTACATCAGCTGAAGAGACGCTCTGCTTCTTTACATCGTCCACTAAAGTTCAAACAAGCCAGAAAACTCAGCGagtcatcaaaaacaaaaaaacacaaagagaacaGCATGTTGTATTTACAAGTGTATtacataaagtgtgtgtgtgtgtgtctgtgtgatgtgtgatgtgtgtcagTACCACGTCGCTCTGTGTGGTGTACACATTGTCGGCGAGACTCTCCAGAGCGATCCACTTGACAGGAAGTTTAGAGACGGAGCCCTGTCTGTAATAATCTCCACTGTAGATCTTCTTAGAGAGGCCGAAGTCCGCCACACACACCGTCATGTTCTCGTTCAGCCTGGAACACACACGCATTCAAATAGAACATAAAGAGTTAAACAAAAACACTGCTGAAATTAAAcctttacatttaaaatcaagttaataaaagtttgaaaaatcaaagtttttattgtctctgtgtttcgCTAATATTTATTTcgctgtgttttgtttctttatcgACCAAATCTCATTTAAGTTGTcgctattttatttcattttgtcgCTGAGATGCCTTCAGGAGCCCATCAGAGGTTTTTAAGACATTAGAAaaatctctgtttttatttattttgtttttattgattaatACAAAATAACTCAACTGAGAAGCTGAAGTTTGAGAaaattcagagaaaaaaaattagaaatatTCAAACTGAAACTCatgattaaagaaataaaaactagTTTTTATCTGTATGTAAATGAGGGGGCGGGGCCTGAGAGACACCGTTCAggtgtttttaatatttgtaaTGTTTCTGCGAGCTTATTGGTGGAGTGACTCACATGCAGTTTCGGGCAGCGAGGTCTCTGTGGATGatgctcctgctgctcaggtACTCCATCCCCCGAGAGATGTCCAACATGAACTGCAGCAGCGTCTGCAGAGACAGGTCCTGGTGgagggacacagagagacaagtCTTCTAAGAGTCTAATGTATTTGCTCAGATTAATTTTAAGTCACTTTTCAACCATAAAATCAAACTTCATCCTAGTTTTAGCTTCTTAAATCTCACGATTTGCTGCCTTTCTTTGTCATTAATCTCagtaactgaatatttttgagtttaaagtgggatttatacttgtgtggcagaccctacaccatagcctacgccactgtgagcatttatacttagcttggtgtgtctgtgtcattctgcagttacacctccaaaacactagtcaacTGCAGGGTTTAATtgattcaaacacacattaaacacacattaaacacacattaaacatggcttagtagagagtttcaaacacaaatcagcttcactataactcgcagcattcacagacaagcacttgtctttatctggacacattttccccacaaatataatatgctaacgttattagcacaagcctatggcattttacattgtataaattagcctagcagctagcagacttttcctctactcatatgaagccagggacaacagcaacatttaacaaaggtaacgttacaaaattcagctctattacaactcacaaggttcactgacaaaacaactgtcttatactaaacacgttttccaaacaaatacaacatgctaacgttattagcacaagcctatggcattttacattgtataaattagcctagcagctagcggacttttcctctacacatatgaagccagggacaacagcaacatttaacaaaggtaacgttacaaaattcagctctattacagctcacaaggttcactgacaaaacaactgtcttatactaaacacgttttccaaacaaatacaacatgctaacattattagcacaagcctatggcattttacattgtataaattagcctagcgacgagcagagatttcctctgctcatatgaagccaggataaatcacacacaagacttaaaatgctatttttgtggaggctttattgtcttcacaatttattgtttcttatctgtgaaattaaagtaaatcaaagctttgtttccactgagggaaatggtttcagcttacagaaacagacaggtctGCGTCACCCTGAAGTGTAGATACACTTCttgggaggtgcatgtcaggctacgcaAAAGGTAAGACGTAGGCTCTATGTTGACGCAGGGTCTATGCCGTAGGTACGGCATCGATTTGATGcggaagtataaatcccgcttaagaCTGTTGgtcaaactaaactaaacatttAAAGATGTCGCCTTggattttcaaatgtttttacagacCAACCTCTGAAtgaattaatcaagaaaatagtTGACAgattattaataatgaaaaagaaaatgaaaacaattattagttgcagctctactgttgccagttaaaataaataaataaatttgcgTAGATGAATATTCTACTATTAAAAGGAACAATTATTCTCAGTGAGCCTCTGGAagacttttaatgtgaaacatctGCAGGAAGTGTTTAACTGAAGTGGCTTAAcggtaacaaaaaaacaaagtataaaAGACTGCTGGTACAGTACACTGGTTAAACAAGTTGCTGCTGTACTGACATAAATAAACATCATACTCAGTTTATTCAGACATGTTAACATGGAGGAAGTGTTGAGAATGAACAAGTGAAGTTAAAGGTCTCAGATGAACACCTGGTTCTCTGTGAGGTGTTACTCATGAGgctaaaactttaaaaataaaacagatctTTTAGAGGCTGTCTTACAAATGGATGTTCTCCAAGTCGAGACAGCAGCAGGAACGTGTGTAGATCTCCATGTTTCATGAACGGAAGAACCACCATTGGGATTGGCAGCCGCTGACCAGGACGTCGGTGAAGACTCACTCCTATTGGAAGAGAAGAACTGTCAGTCAAACtgcctgacctttgacccctggtaatgcgatgtgtgtgtgtgtgtgtgtgtgtgtgtgtgtgtgtgtgttaccgaTTAACTGGATGACGTTGGGGTGGTGGAAGTCCTTCATGTAGGCCGCCTCCTTCAGACACTGCTCGATGTCACCTGACGAAGTGATGTCAGCTgcaggaggacacacacacacagagttcatCCAATGACACTTCAACTAGCTTCAGCCTGAACAACTCAACCAACACTTCAACTGATTCttgcgtttaatgtgtgttcaatgtgtgttttgaatcaactaaactttacagcaattcacagaaacctccactgccgactagtgttttggaggtgtaactgcagagtgacacagacacaccacacaagtataaatgctcacaaaagCATACGTGcgtagagctgacgcacaactATAAAGCCTTTGACGCTTTTACTATTTTCAGGTTACACGCTTCAACAGAGAGTCAAATTGCTTTTTCTATTTACAGTTCAACTGATATTCAAACTGCTCTTACTCTTAATTTAACTTACTCTTAAATCAATGAAGGCACTTCAACTACTTTGAGTGTTTACTCATCAAGTGACAGCCCCACTGCTTTTAACCTCAACCAACACTTCAACTGACGCTTGAGTTGATTTTACTGTTTACATTTCCACTGCTCTCACTCTTTGAAATCAAATATTGAATGTTTTTTATCTTACACTTCAACTGCTTTcagtttgtacttttttttacatacatatttacacatgtttaaatacacaacatttttatgctttaatgattacactttggtttttggcTTTTACACTTCACATGACACCTCAGCTCCTTTCAGTGTTAACAACACCCTGACTGGCACTTCAACACTTCAGTTTCAAAATATTTCATGACATTTGGACTTGTTTACAGTGTTTACAGTGTAAATGAGCCCACTTCAGTTTTGTTCAGTATGCTGAGACTTGGCTTCGCTTCTGCTTCATCACCTTTTAAAACAATGaaacaccaaagaagaagaaatgtcaGACTCACATTTCAGCACTTTTACCGCCACCTTCTGGACAGACGAGTCCTCCGTCTTCAGGAACGCCTCACGCACCGAGCCGAACTCACCTGCACAGGTAAACACACTTAACACTTGTAACCTGATTTCTATCAGACAGAGTTTAATCAGGCACATTTAAGCTTTCATTTTTAGACTTGAAACTTTCTGAAGCCAAATTATTTAAGTAAATCAAAGTAATACAGAAAGCTATTGACTGATTTGgtaaatttgattttaaaatcattcTTCAAGCAGAAAATCTAAAACATCGCTCTGGTTTTAGTTTCTTAAATGTCAcaattttctccttttctttgttttatatctCAGTAAACTGAATCTTCTTGAATTTGCTGGTAGACCACAACAAGACATTTGTCACTCTGGACTCTGGTAATTGATAAAGAGTATTTATCAATATCTTTATAGACCAAACATGTCCAGTTTATTAGGAACAGCTGGTTCAAACTGAGTTGGCCTGTACGTGAAGCTTTAAATCAAACTGACATTCAGAGAGTTTAAGGTGTGTCAGCACTTTGTGCGTGTTTCTGTtttgtacacatacacacagcaacactgaGCCACGCCACCCCTGTGTataacacacccacacacacacacacacacacacacactgacacagatgtCAGTAAGGGTTAACAAAGTTCAGTTTTTATGCTCCACAGATCTTTTTTAAATCAGGGCTCAAATCTTTCCTTTTGcatttaataaagttaaactaTTGATTCATATCTTTACTGCACTGTAAGTTGtattattacttattacttatttactttgttttaatCCTTTTAGATccttttgtgttttaatatcattttgtgtttctcgtCTTGTTGCCTTCATGTTTTATGTGAAACATTATGAATTGTCTCGTAGTTAAAAGCTGCTGAACACAAACTGCTTCCTGCTCCCACACACATCCAGctactaagctaagctaatgctatgctaatgctaagctgGCCTTTTATCAGGTTTCtataaaaacattcaaaagtCACCAAATCATCTGTTTAAAGTCTTAATGATCTGCTCTGAGCTCTTTGTGTGCAGAATAATTTCTATCTTCTCACCTtaataaaaccttttttttaattgactgtgattttattttttgatttttcagttttttgttaTTAGTTTCCAAAATTTGTCAAATCAGACACCaaatgttgttggttttttttaaagaacgAAGATAAAACAACTCCTCAAGTTAAAAATCTTGTTAcctgtttgttagtttgttttgttactatataaaataatattaagaCTTGGTTTTAGGGTTCAGGTTAGAATTAGGTTTTGATCACAGTTAGGGTAAGGGGCTAGGGAATGCATTATGTCAatgagggtcctcacaaagatagaagtacaaggatgtgtgtatgtgagtgtgctGTTGTGTTACCTTTCCCCAGCATGTGACCCAGTGTCAGCAGCCTCTCTGGGATTAGGACGTCCTGCAGTTTGTTCTTCAGGTCATCGTTTATACCGAGACTATCCACTGgagggagacacacacacacacacacacacacacacacacacacacacacacacacacagacgaaaCTGTCAGACTCCTGATCGACAGTTTTAAAATATAGAATCTAAATCGATGCAGTGTAACCAGAGATACTGTCAGTTTTTATTCCACtcattcttcttccttgtcaaaGCCTGCTGCCTGCATTACCCACAGTGCACCTCTCCCTTTGACAGCTATGTGATCGACTGTGCTGTGTTACCCAGAAACACAGAGGTCTCACTTCTTTCTAACTCCACACCTCcacatttttttacttttcaaacttgtagtcttcagccaacactgactcaagtgacatcactcgAGGACATTAATCAGACGTCACACATGAGTGACTAAAGACTTTATACTGCTGTTAATACACCTggagtgtgtctcaaatcgcagACTTCCCTTTGTACACTTAGGTGTGTGCACTGATTTCAACAGGGTGATGTCTCATCATACACTGCTGTTTTTGCACATACTGGAAGTGATGAAGGCTTTTTTTAACcaccatttcttcttcttctttgtcttgtttttaaaaGGCGAATTACAAATAGACGGTGGAGCATTATTGCCAAAATTTGACTACTATCTCCGCCCCCATATATACACCAAAGTTTTGACACAACGCCAATGCTGATTAAAATATGCCACCATGGCTAGGAGcaagttagctagcttgctaatgcaaaagttagctagcaagctaacattagcactggcattattttttacagtaccaaatcattacaacgtccattcagagtggacccatgacccaccagttgggaatcactgttCTAAACCATCTGTACAAAGAGTTTGTCACGCTGCTAACCCAAATTAACATTTCTTTGtctatttatttacattattttgatgtttttagtCGACCTCAGATTTGTGAAATGTTGCCCTATTTGTTAAGCATTTGTCTCGTTCTGACAATAAATGATAGTTTAAACCACAGTAACCTGTGGAGTATCTTCAACTTCTTTTCAGGGGCAAAAAACAGCCTTTAAACTTAAAGGAAATAatgattttaacttttttaGATATTTATCGATATCAACTGATAcaaatttttttattgtgatgaTATTTTTAGCCATTTCGCCCAGCCCCAGTGTTTCGTTTACAAAGAATTAAATAcaatcaattaaattaaattattttgtttattatttagtATAATTTTCCTCGTAACGTCCAGTTATCGCCCGTGTTTTTGCCTTGTTCGAAGAAGCTACGTAACATCCACCTGTAAATTCTGTTGCAGGGGACGGCAAAAAGTTGTATTTTAACTTTGAACAGCAGTGTCGTCTACTGTTATTGCTGCCGATATTTTCAGCTGGACTCACCTAATCTGTCCTGCTCTTATCCACTAACATGATTCCCGGTTTGTCGTCTCCCTGACGCAGCATTATCAATCAGATTCAGAGTTACAGGAagtcagtgtgttgtgttgttgttgttttgtcagaTGAATGATCTAGTTGGGACGTAGAGGAGGCTTTGGAGTTGAGAGGTGAAGGACATTAACTCATTTTATTATGTGAACATGTGCTGTACTCTGTCCCTTATACGTGACCGTATTTCTACTGTAATTTAGTCTCATGCTCCTTTTTCATGTCTGATATGATGGTTGAGTTTTCACCTAAAaggcttttaatttatttgcatttattattaatgtgaattttcttcatcctcttcatcttctTATCATcattagtagtagtattttATATAATGTCATATGTTCTAATCAGGAGAGTTCTTACATGTGTGTATAACCTGTTAAATGtataaaatcaataaagaaaTGTTGGCAGATGATCCGATtggctgagaggcagcaggtAAATACAGGTGAAGTCCTCCAATACAGGCAGCAGTGTTTCCTGTAAACAGAACGCTGAAGGAcattctgactctgactcaaACTTTACTGAATAAATTctagtttttaatgtttattttttggcGGCACATCAACACGTCAGAGTCGCTGCAGAACCTCCCTGAGGACCATCATGTTTCTAAGTTTTCCTCcgcacaccagtcaagtttctctcacAGTTTACAACCATGCGAAAACATGGatacttcacacacagaagatctatacaatcagcacagtttcaaaattaaagtcaCCAACTCAATGTCTAACCAAataccaccaaaaactaatcagttcatcgttgagtccaggTGAACATTTGTGTCGAATATAACCAAAATTCCTTTGAGGCATTCTTGAGgtatcgtgttcacaaggacGGACGGACAACTCAAAATCATAATGCCTTCGTCCACAGCTGTCGCcagcgcagaggcataaaaatgacagtttgtaaatcAATATAATCGTCAGACTCACATGTGGACTCCTGCAGCTCAACACAGTTTCTGTTGAAGGATCGAGCTGCCGTGAACGAGACGGAGCTCTCAGGACCTGGAGGCTTGAAGGCCGAactgaacacagacagacagacagatacagagtTACAGCCTCTTT
This Epinephelus lanceolatus isolate andai-2023 chromosome 15, ASM4190304v1, whole genome shotgun sequence DNA region includes the following protein-coding sequences:
- the tyro3 gene encoding tyrosine-protein kinase receptor TYRO3 isoform X1 codes for the protein MKLLLWILLVLLGTHEGTCGNGVLFTKHPSNQTVTQGNAVRLGCAVQGVTEPDIVWMKDGEKLYSTDQMFITLGEQHWETYHSVKSVQQQDAGQYWCEVEFHDLTFSSERAWITVEGVPHFIQEPQDVATFPNVPFNLTCAAVGPPEPVEVLWWLGGVQEGEPRPSPSVLHVQGVNSSVKFYCEAKNTRGISVSRTGTVHIKVLPAAPVGLQVLRMVDNNVTLSWKPGFTGHSELSTCVLQLSRRSVRRSDLPQQEFQVPPHLQVLSGLRSHSNYSVRVSCVNEVGASPFSPWLHFLTPESVPSAAPRNLTFELSEQQLALKWAPLQEEELQGKLLAYKVQWTLGGEPQVRGQREPLLFKENWAQLSGGGRFFNASFQVSACTSVGCGPWSPPVLVLPASVQVQAQRSHMWVGLLLGLLVATIVGLLLTIITHRRGKETQFGSAFKPPGPESSVSFTAARSFNRNCVELQESTLDSLGINDDLKNKLQDVLIPERLLTLGHMLGKGEFGSVREAFLKTEDSSVQKVAVKVLKSDITSSGDIEQCLKEAAYMKDFHHPNVIQLIGVSLHRRPGQRLPIPMVVLPFMKHGDLHTFLLLSRLGEHPFDLSLQTLLQFMLDISRGMEYLSSRSIIHRDLAARNCMLNENMTVCVADFGLSKKIYSGDYYRQGSVSKLPVKWIALESLADNVYTTQSDVWAFGVTMWEIMTRGQTPYPGVENSEIYEFLIKGERLKKPPDCRDDIYEIMHSCWSPVPKCRPSFQHLVIQLEALWLSLSPTPPLKEPLLYVNLEGDDGEPGGGGAVGVRAPGPEEATATTAAGPTSWSVPWQRKAEDEEKDWLMVGSGAALAIGGDYRYIIGPCGAPEEEEEEGVGGGGRRGESMDTLQEEVRDEEDDVVINV
- the tyro3 gene encoding tyrosine-protein kinase receptor TYRO3 isoform X2 — its product is MKLLLWILLVLLGTHEGTCGNGVLFTKHPSNQTVTQGNAVRLGCAVQGVTEPDIVWMKDGEKLYSTDQMFITLGEQHWETYHSVKSVQQQDAGQYWCEVEFHDLTFSSERAWITVEGVPHFIQEPQDVATFPNVPFNLTCAAVGPPEPVEVLWWLGGVQEGEPRPSPSVLHVQGVNSSVKFYCEAKNTRGISVSRTGTVHIKVLPAAPVGLQVLRMVDNNVTLSWKPGFTGHSELSTCVLQLSRRSVRRSDLPQQEFQVPPHLQVLSGLRSHSNYSVRVSCVNEVGASPFSPWLHFLTPESVPSAAPRNLTFELSEQQLALKWAPLQEEELQGKLLAYKVQWTLGGEPQEPLLFKENWAQLSGGGRFFNASFQVSACTSVGCGPWSPPVLVLPASVQVQAQRSHMWVGLLLGLLVATIVGLLLTIITHRRGKETQFGSAFKPPGPESSVSFTAARSFNRNCVELQESTLDSLGINDDLKNKLQDVLIPERLLTLGHMLGKGEFGSVREAFLKTEDSSVQKVAVKVLKSDITSSGDIEQCLKEAAYMKDFHHPNVIQLIGVSLHRRPGQRLPIPMVVLPFMKHGDLHTFLLLSRLGEHPFDLSLQTLLQFMLDISRGMEYLSSRSIIHRDLAARNCMLNENMTVCVADFGLSKKIYSGDYYRQGSVSKLPVKWIALESLADNVYTTQSDVWAFGVTMWEIMTRGQTPYPGVENSEIYEFLIKGERLKKPPDCRDDIYEIMHSCWSPVPKCRPSFQHLVIQLEALWLSLSPTPPLKEPLLYVNLEGDDGEPGGGGAVGVRAPGPEEATATTAAGPTSWSVPWQRKAEDEEKDWLMVGSGAALAIGGDYRYIIGPCGAPEEEEEEGVGGGGRRGESMDTLQEEVRDEEDDVVINV